A genomic region of Caenorhabditis elegans chromosome V contains the following coding sequences:
- the gpa-10 gene encoding Guanine nucleotide-binding protein alpha-10 subunit (Confirmed by transcript evidence), whose translation MGVCQSFVLTDEMKDQIKVNKEIEKQLEKKKNMQLEQTVLLLGPGESGKSTVMKQMRAMTGNYTKTELHERKVLIIQNLCQFSEMLLEYVREYILEMTEDDDKRYTVMCEELKMAVIHDGIMRPELADTLKEFWGNSAIQDAYSKRDTFHLTDSAKYFFDNIDRIKLPGFEPTNQDIVHIRVPTTGVAQVEVIMNNIKLMICDCGGQRSERRKWYHFFDEADAVLFVAAISEFDQKLAEDEETNRMHESIRLFWTVFNGKFFKKAAVILFLNKIDLFEEKVKHVKIKDYFPKFEGANTVSEGTKFFRRQFREGIHPDFKKRMYTHETCAISDQVQIIINTVIDTVIQDNLKDTGMI comes from the exons ATGGGGGTCTGTCAGTCATTTGTACTCACTGACGAGATGAAGGATCAGATCAAAGTTAACAA agaaatagaaaaacagctcgaaaagaagaaaaacatgCAATTGGAGCAAACCGTTCTTCTACTGGGGCCTGGTGAAAGTGGAAAAAGTACTGTCATGAAACAGATGAg AGCCATGACTGGAAACTACACAAAGACAGAACTACACGAACGAAAAGTGCTAATTATACAGAATTTATGTCAATTTTCTGAGATGTTGTTAGAATACGTCAGAGAATATATTTTGGAGATGACGGAAGACGATGATAAA cGATATACTGTGATGTGCGAAGAACTGAAAATGGCGGTAATTCATGATGGAATAATGAGACCTGAACTCGCCGATACACTGAAGGAATTCTGGGGAAACAGTGCAATACAGGACGCGTATTCCAAGAGAGACACATTTCATTTGACAGATAGTGCCAagta tttcttcgACAACATCGACCGTATAAAATTGCCAGGCTTTGAACCGACAAATCAGGATATTGTTCACATACGGGTACCTACAACGGGAGTTGCACAAGTCGAAGTTATTATGAACAATATCAAATTGATGATTTGCGATTGTGGTGGACAACGATCTGAAAGacgaaaa tgGTATCACTTTTTCGATGAGGCTGACGCTGTTCTTTTTGTAGCGGCTATTAGCGAGTTTGATCAGAAGTTAGCGGAGGATGAAGAGACg aaccGTATGCATGAATCCATCAGATTGTTCTGGACAGTTTTTAAtggaaagtttttcaaaaaagcggCAGTCATACTTTTCCTGAACAAAATTGATTTGTTCGAGGAGAAAGTAAAACATGTGAAGATTAAGGAttactttccaaaatttgaag GAGCAAACACAGTTTCAGAAGGTACAAAGTTCTTTCGGAGACAATTTAGAGAAGGGATTCACCCggacttcaaaaaaagaat GTACACCCATGAAACATGTGCAATATCGGATCAAGTTCAAATAATCATCAATACAGTGATAGATACAGTTATTCAAGATAATCTCAAAGATACGGGAATGATATGA